The following proteins are encoded in a genomic region of Drosophila willistoni isolate 14030-0811.24 chromosome 3R, UCI_dwil_1.1, whole genome shotgun sequence:
- the LOC6651354 gene encoding homeobox protein 5, whose amino-acid sequence MIGTDDMSASAGMDISESFRAEDLSKTDFFDFVTAPDMGIGIGVGVGVGVGVGVDVGVSLHHHHHHQQQQQHHQQQAQHPQTQLSHNHGQVTTQNPQQALCGVGGARTTSSMIHDGGGGGGTAAGGGGGGGAAGVVNGNGNIPMANRNGNSASNGNDPTLQGYEFWHQDKDNSRLDSSSIFEDLDRYCWQQQPIGTNASTQPSRTSPQHQQQQQQQQHQANTNPSNSSAASSAAGSSSDTISSLDTTDGQIYTLTVLNGGEPWLKRTETEQLPSSLDLDSLLGSFPGYIKSEYPYDDSGFSTDGKDVNGVATGGGGGSSAGQDGGNGVAGLSSISQVQGQTLPSLVTAISIAGGNDLGQQLAQFQNNNNDWHMADHNADAEQSTAESLLRSALQGKGYGKGVNMGNGLVMPVVKDDDMRRLLSFTPDDAADALGFADSTLNAAQMFDDAQVMSGGSSHLSTNHNQQQQQQQQQQQQQQQHNGNTSIIVDDMFLSLENAFSDDFEKIKRIANEVQQFCTATPTVPVGGGGGGGGGGGGGGVGDYANANDANAIMMQISTSPALAVGSTNQLQPPPPQPLKPEVSTSTSPTGPCINNSSRLGGVTKPKKQYKRNSSGNNSSNNNNNNSNAVNNNNNNSGNSGSNVLGVVLPSGSSGGSSSSSGSASSTSNSPPANSSSSSSSGGGGGGSSSTGGQRKERSLHYCSICSKGFKDKYSVNVHIRTHTGEKPFACSLCGKSFRQKAHLAKHYQTHMTQKNSGSMIKGSSSKQQRGSGNGGGGGSGAGAGGGSSTSVPSSATTVGATLAQQRQMNIGPPSLPVMISNPNTPPGIGGVVLPPANGLLANR is encoded by the exons atgattGGCACTGACGATATGTCCGCATCGGCTGGCATGGATATAAGTGAATCCTTTCGTGCCGAGGATCTCTCAAAGACAGACTTCTTTGATTTTGTCACAGCGCCCGATATGGGCATTGGCATTGGTGtgggtgttggtgttggtgtcgGTGTGGGTGTCGATGTGGGCGTCagtcttcatcatcatcatcatcaccagcagcagcagcaacatcatcagcaacagGCACAGCACCCACAGACACAACTTAGTCACAATCATGGTCAAGTCACAACACAAAACCCGCAACAGGCTCTATGCGGAGTGGGTGGAGCAAGAACCACCAGCAGCATGATACATGATGGCGGAGGCGGTGGAGGCACCGcagctggtggtggtggtgggggaGGTGCTGCTGGGGTAGTTAACGGTAACGGAAATATACCAATGGCTAATCGAAATGGCAATAGTGCCAGCAATGGCAATGATCCCACACTACAAGGCTATGAG TTTTGGCATCAAGACAAGGATAACAGCCGTTTAGATTCTAGTTCCATTTTCGAGGATCTGGATCGCTATTGTTGGCAGCAACAGCCAATTGGAACGAATGCCAGCACTCAGCCAAGTCGTACATCACCgcagcatcaacaacaacaacaacaacaacaacatcaggcTAATACCAATCCCAGCAATTCATCGGCTGCCTCAAGCGCGGCGGGCAGTAGCAGCGATACCATTAGCAGCCTGGATACCACCGATGGCCAGATCTATACCCTGACAGTATTAAACGGAGGCGAGCCCTGGCTAAAACGCACTGAGACGGAACAGTTGCCCAGCTCCCTCGACTTGGACAGTTTATTGGGCAGTTTTCCGGGCTACATTAAGTCTGAGTATCCCTACGATGACAGTGGCTTCAGCACCGATGGCAAAGATGTCAATGGCGTGGCAACAGGAGGTGGTGGTGGATCATCAGCTGGCCAAGATGGCGGCAACGGTGTTGCTGGTCTTAGCAGTATTTCCCAGGTCCAGGGACAAACACTGCCCTCGTTGGTCACTGCCATTTCAATAGCGGGTGGCAATGATTTGGGTCAGCAATTGGCTCAATttcaaaacaacaacaacgattgGCATATGGCCGATCACAATGCGGATGCGGAACAGAGTACGGCGGAATCTCTGCTACGCAGTGCTCTGCAAGGCAAGGGCTATGGCAAGGGTGTGAATATGGGCAATGGTCTGGTCATGCCAGTGGTCAAGGATGATGATATGAGGCGTCTGTTATCCTTTACACCCGATGATGCGGCTGATGCTTTGGGATTTGCCGATTCTACGCTAAATGCTGCACAAATGTTTGACGATGCTCAGGTGATGAGTGGTGGGAGTAGTCATTTAAGCACCAATcacaaccagcagcagcagcagcaacagcaacagcagcagcagcaacaacaacataatgGCAATACCAGCATTATAGTTGACGATATGTTCCTAAGCCTGGAGAATGCTTTCAGTGATGATTTTGAGAAGATCAAACGCATAGCCAATGAGGTGCAACAGTTCTGCACAGCGACACCGACAGTCCCTGTCGGTGGAGGAGGCGGTGGTGGAggtggtggaggaggaggaggagtaggAGACTATGCCAATGCCAATGATGCCAATGCAATAATGATGCAAATATCAACGAGTCCAGCTTTAGCAGTAGGAAGTACAAATCAATTGCAGCCGCCACCACCGCAGCCACTTAAGCCAGAGGTATCCACATCGACATCACCGACAGGACCTTGCATCAATAATAGTTCACGTCTTGGTGGTGTAACCAAACCCAAAAAGCAGTACAAACGCAACAGCAGCGGCAATAAttcaagcaacaacaacaacaataactcGAATGCtgtcaataacaacaacaacaacagtggTAACAGCGGGAGTAATGTCCTTGGCGTTGTCCTGCCCAGCGGCAGCAGTGGAGGCAGCTCATCATCCAGCGGCAGTGCCAGCAGTACCAGCAATAGTCCACCTGCCAATtcgagcagcagcagcagcagcggcggcggcggcggaggCAGTAGTTCCACTGGTGGTCAGCGTAAAGAACGTTCCCTGCACTATTGTTCCATCTGCTCGAAAGGTTTCAAGGACAAATATTCGGTCAATGTGCACATACGCACTCACACAGGTGAGAAGCCCTTTGCCTGCTCCCTATGTGGTAAGAGTTTCCGGCAAAAGGCCCACCTGGCCAAACACTATCAAACGCACATGACCCAAAAGAACAGTGGCAGCATGATCAAAGGCAGTTCCTCAAAGCAGCAACGCGGCAGTGGCAACGGCGGAGGTGGAGGCagtggagctggagctggtgGAGGATCATCAACATCTGTCCCATCATCGGCAACAACAGTGGGAGCCACTTTGGCACAACAACGACAGATGAACATTGGACCCCCCAGCCTGCCTGTGATGATAAGTAATCCGAATACACCACCCGGCATCGGTGGTGTTGTCCTACCACCGGCCAATGGTCTCCTAGCCAATCGGTAA